A part of Azospirillum thermophilum genomic DNA contains:
- a CDS encoding alpha/beta hydrolase: protein MTLRRRVATVAVLGLGLLLGACSATFQPMGRPVTQPRLTAQSLVAADGFELPMRVWLPEGGEAPRAVIVALHGFNDYSNAFETAGRNLARHGIATYAYDQRGFGATRDRGIWPGTDTLVADLGTAVEQVRARHPRVPVHVLGESMGGAVVLTALTRPDAPRVDGAILVAPAVWGRETMGFFPRAALWVTYNLVPGMVVHPPRELNIQPSDNIEMLRALGRDPLVIKGSRVDALEGLTDLMSAALPACGRLEVPSLVLYGAREQVLPPKPVERALADFEAGGRHVVAVYPDGYHMLLRDLKGSLVVEDIAAWIADPKIPLASGADRAPRQLLAAK, encoded by the coding sequence ATGACGCTGCGTAGGCGGGTCGCGACGGTCGCCGTGCTGGGCCTCGGGCTGCTGCTCGGCGCCTGTTCCGCCACCTTCCAGCCGATGGGCCGGCCGGTCACCCAGCCGAGACTGACCGCGCAGTCGCTGGTCGCTGCCGACGGGTTCGAGCTGCCGATGCGCGTCTGGCTGCCGGAGGGGGGCGAGGCGCCGCGGGCGGTGATCGTGGCGCTGCACGGCTTCAACGACTACTCCAACGCCTTCGAGACGGCCGGCCGCAATCTCGCCCGCCACGGCATCGCCACCTATGCCTACGACCAGCGCGGCTTCGGCGCCACGCGCGACCGCGGCATCTGGCCGGGCACGGACACGCTGGTGGCCGACCTCGGGACGGCTGTAGAGCAGGTCCGCGCCCGCCATCCGCGGGTCCCGGTCCATGTCCTGGGCGAGAGCATGGGCGGCGCGGTGGTGCTGACCGCCCTGACCCGCCCCGACGCCCCGCGGGTGGACGGCGCGATCCTGGTCGCCCCGGCCGTCTGGGGGCGCGAGACCATGGGCTTCTTTCCGCGGGCGGCGCTGTGGGTGACCTACAACCTCGTCCCCGGCATGGTGGTCCACCCGCCGCGCGAGCTGAACATCCAGCCGTCCGACAACATCGAGATGCTGCGTGCGCTCGGCCGCGACCCGCTGGTGATCAAGGGCTCGCGGGTCGATGCGCTGGAAGGACTGACGGACCTGATGAGCGCCGCCCTTCCCGCCTGCGGCAGGCTGGAGGTGCCGTCGCTGGTGCTGTACGGAGCGCGCGAACAGGTGCTGCCGCCCAAACCGGTGGAGCGTGCGCTGGCCGACTTCGAGGCCGGCGGCCGGCACGTCGTGGCGGTCTATCCCGACGGCTACCACATGCTTCTGCGCGACCTGAAGGGTTCGCTGGTGGTGGAGGACATCGCCGCCTGGATCGCCGATCCCAAAATACCGCTGGCCAGCGGCGCCGACCGCGCCCCGCGGCAGCTTCTGGCGGCGAAATAG
- a CDS encoding zinc-finger domain-containing protein, with the protein MTAMQPIETIQVETPTVGCDGGGGALGHPLVYLTLGKDGRVECPYCSRQYVLKEGAKTGTHGH; encoded by the coding sequence ATGACTGCCATGCAGCCGATCGAAACGATTCAGGTGGAAACCCCGACCGTCGGGTGCGACGGGGGTGGCGGCGCGCTGGGCCATCCGCTGGTCTACCTGACGCTCGGCAAGGATGGCCGCGTGGAATGCCCTTACTGCTCGCGCCAGTATGTCCTGAAGGAAGGCGCCAAGACCGGCACTCACGGACACTGA
- a CDS encoding RES family NAD+ phosphorylase: MRLGTVCWPSATRIIASRFPPIDLFERLSSDPRDWEAFIALESLVNPRLRQEIGEISLVPPEERVAGPGASYVMGAFTHVNPKGSRFSNGRYGVYYAGRDFRTALRETVFHYEQFYADADLGLIRSETMRVLVGRIDAAFHDVSSLEEAERLRVLHPDDYSAGQALGAALREEGSTGVVYPSVRDPQGLCVGVFRPKAVGIPVQARHLEYHWNGARIDKYFDYETKEWTAL, translated from the coding sequence GTGAGACTCGGCACCGTCTGCTGGCCGTCGGCGACCCGCATCATCGCTTCCCGCTTCCCCCCGATCGACCTGTTCGAGCGGCTGTCGTCCGATCCGCGCGACTGGGAAGCCTTCATCGCCCTGGAGTCGCTGGTCAATCCACGCCTGCGCCAGGAAATCGGCGAGATCTCCCTCGTCCCGCCGGAGGAGCGGGTGGCCGGACCGGGCGCCAGCTATGTCATGGGTGCCTTCACCCACGTCAATCCCAAGGGATCCCGCTTCTCGAATGGCCGTTACGGCGTCTATTACGCCGGGCGGGACTTCCGCACGGCGCTGCGCGAGACGGTCTTCCATTACGAACAGTTCTATGCCGACGCCGATCTCGGCCTGATCCGGTCGGAGACGATGCGGGTTCTGGTCGGGCGCATCGATGCCGCATTCCACGACGTCAGCAGCCTGGAGGAGGCGGAGCGCCTGCGGGTCCTGCACCCGGACGACTATTCCGCCGGACAGGCGTTGGGCGCCGCCCTGCGGGAGGAGGGATCGACCGGCGTCGTCTATCCCAGCGTCCGCGATCCGCAGGGGCTCTGCGTGGGGGTGTTCCGGCCGAAGGCGGTCGGCATTCCGGTCCAGGCGCGGCACCTGGAGTATCACTGGAACGGCGCCCGCATCGACAAGTACTTCGACTACGAGACGAAGGAGTGGACGGCGCTGTGA
- a CDS encoding tyrosine-type recombinase/integrase, whose protein sequence is MAKANTGPKLVLYGPDERHGATPKRGFKQYIYFIRWYEHGAKRERSTGTGDVREAQQALAALITEQAQPVDVVRRGPAPADQLSVTDMLGLYLEHHAPHAADPERIRYAIRNLIPWWDGATVSGITAGACRRYASESGRAPGTVRRELGTLAAAMNWCETEGYLAGHGVVVLPPVPKDEQAFLTRSDAAGLLWAAWRRRWRWKDADGTMHMNLHLPMFILIGLYHGARKEAILGLQWQPNTDGGYVDLDRGFIDFNPIGRVQTKKRRARVPIAPRLLPWLRIARRITRQYVVECDGKPVGDVKKGFAAAATAAGLSGVHPHTLRHTCVTWLLRDGLDVWQVGGFVGMSPQTVQQVYGHHAPEYMQEAANASRGRDAGMKAGMESKRA, encoded by the coding sequence ATGGCAAAAGCCAACACCGGCCCCAAGCTCGTCCTCTACGGACCGGACGAGCGACATGGGGCCACGCCAAAGCGCGGCTTCAAGCAGTACATCTACTTCATCCGCTGGTACGAGCACGGCGCTAAGCGCGAGCGCTCAACGGGTACTGGCGATGTGCGGGAAGCCCAACAAGCCCTCGCAGCCCTCATCACCGAGCAAGCCCAACCCGTCGATGTCGTCCGCCGAGGTCCTGCGCCTGCCGACCAACTCAGCGTGACGGACATGCTCGGGCTGTACCTGGAGCACCACGCCCCGCACGCGGCCGACCCTGAGCGCATCCGCTACGCGATCCGCAACCTGATCCCGTGGTGGGATGGCGCGACCGTCTCCGGGATAACTGCCGGCGCTTGCCGGCGGTACGCCTCGGAGAGCGGCCGGGCGCCGGGAACCGTCCGTCGCGAGCTGGGCACCTTGGCCGCCGCCATGAACTGGTGCGAGACCGAGGGTTATCTCGCCGGGCACGGGGTGGTGGTTCTGCCGCCCGTTCCGAAGGACGAGCAGGCGTTCCTCACCCGCTCCGATGCGGCCGGGTTGCTGTGGGCCGCGTGGCGGCGCCGGTGGCGGTGGAAGGACGCCGACGGCACGATGCACATGAACCTTCACCTGCCGATGTTCATCCTGATCGGTCTGTATCACGGGGCACGCAAGGAGGCGATTCTGGGGCTGCAGTGGCAGCCGAATACGGACGGCGGTTACGTCGATCTGGATCGCGGATTCATCGACTTCAATCCCATCGGCCGGGTGCAGACCAAGAAGCGTCGGGCTCGCGTGCCTATTGCCCCGCGGCTCCTGCCGTGGCTGCGGATCGCGCGACGGATTACCCGCCAGTACGTGGTGGAGTGCGATGGCAAGCCGGTGGGGGATGTGAAGAAGGGGTTCGCCGCGGCCGCGACGGCGGCGGGGCTTTCCGGCGTCCACCCGCACACGCTGCGCCACACCTGCGTGACGTGGTTGCTGCGGGACGGGCTGGATGTCTGGCAGGTCGGAGGCTTCGTCGGCATGAGCCCGCAGACGGTCCAGCAGGTCTATGGCCACCATGCGCCGGAGTACATGCAGGAGGCCGCGAACGCATCGCGTGGCAGGGATGCGGGGATGAAAGCGGGGATGGAAAGTAAAAGAGCCTAG
- a CDS encoding acyl-CoA dehydrogenase family protein: MSSLSALAREIGAEVAARHADAVDRDARFPHEAFEALKSQRLLSAMVPADFGGPGAPLFDIAAACHALARACGSTGMVYAMHQIQVACLVNHGQSSPWHRAQLERIVEEQLLLGSATTEAETGGDIRNSVCAVVPDGERFTLRKNASVVSYGDECDIILVTARRNPEAPSSDQVIVPLTKEQYRLEQTLGWDSMGMRGTRSNGYVLEASGELAQIMPLPFADMSAQTMLPTTHILWSSVWLGIAADAVSRARAYVRQEAKRKPGTTPACATRLAEAVTLLQQMKASVLTAIRQYELAAGSPELLSSLSFATAMGTLKITTSELVLQVIDRAIRTCGLAGYRNDTPYSLGRHWRDAQSAALMIGNDRIIAHTANQLLVQRDGSGPFE, from the coding sequence ATGAGCAGCCTGTCCGCCCTGGCGCGCGAGATCGGGGCCGAGGTCGCGGCCCGCCACGCCGACGCCGTCGACCGCGACGCCCGCTTCCCGCATGAGGCCTTCGAGGCGCTGAAGTCGCAACGGCTGCTGAGCGCCATGGTCCCCGCCGATTTCGGCGGTCCCGGAGCCCCGCTGTTCGACATCGCGGCGGCCTGCCACGCGCTGGCGCGGGCCTGCGGGTCGACCGGCATGGTCTACGCCATGCACCAGATCCAGGTCGCCTGCCTGGTGAACCATGGCCAGTCGAGCCCCTGGCACCGCGCCCAGCTCGAACGCATCGTTGAGGAGCAGCTTCTGCTGGGCTCCGCCACCACCGAGGCCGAGACCGGCGGCGACATCCGCAACAGTGTCTGCGCCGTGGTGCCGGACGGCGAGCGCTTCACCCTGCGCAAGAACGCCTCGGTCGTCTCCTATGGCGACGAGTGCGACATCATCCTGGTGACGGCGCGGCGCAATCCCGAGGCCCCGTCCTCCGATCAGGTCATCGTGCCGCTGACCAAGGAGCAGTACCGGCTGGAGCAGACGCTGGGCTGGGACTCCATGGGCATGCGCGGCACCCGCTCCAACGGCTATGTCCTGGAGGCCTCGGGCGAGCTGGCGCAGATCATGCCGCTGCCCTTCGCCGACATGTCGGCCCAGACCATGCTGCCGACCACCCACATCCTGTGGAGCAGCGTGTGGCTGGGCATCGCCGCCGACGCCGTCAGCCGGGCGCGCGCCTATGTCCGGCAGGAGGCCAAGCGCAAGCCCGGCACCACCCCGGCCTGCGCCACGCGGCTCGCCGAGGCGGTGACCCTGTTGCAGCAGATGAAGGCCAGCGTGCTGACCGCCATCCGCCAGTACGAGCTGGCGGCCGGCTCGCCGGAGCTGCTGAGCTCCCTGTCCTTCGCGACGGCCATGGGCACGCTGAAGATCACCACGTCGGAGCTGGTGCTGCAGGTCATCGACCGCGCGATCCGCACCTGCGGGCTGGCGGGCTACCGCAACGACACCCCCTACAGCCTGGGCCGCCACTGGCGCGACGCCCAGTCCGCCGCGCTGATGATCGGCAACGACCGGATCATCGCGCACACCGCCAACCAGCTCCTCGTCCAGAGGGACGGCTCGGGACCCTTCGAATGA
- a CDS encoding YgiQ family radical SAM protein, which produces MLQAPALFARRPDRAVRAKPAPFLPMTREEMDRLGWDQCDIIVVTGDAYIDHPSFGMAIIGRLLEAQGFRVGIIAQPDWTSAEPFKVLGKPRLFFGVTGGNMDSMVNRYTADRRLRHNDSYTPNDEGGKRPDRAVIVYSHRCREAYKDVPIVLGGIEASLRRIAQYDHWSEKIRRSILVDAKADILCYGNAERAIVEVAHRVAAGEKPRAMTDIRGTAIVRDAVPEDWTVVDYSSIDEGETTVVSPRAGIEKAVVRLPSYEQVTADKLLYAQASRVLHQESNPGNARALVQRHGDKELWLNPPPIPLETTEMDQVYDLPYARAPHPAYGDARIPAWEMIRFSVNIMRGCFGGCSFCSITEHEGRIIQSRSERSILREIEHIRDKTKGFTGVISDMGGPTANMYRLACKDKKTESLCRRPSCVYPDICKNLNTDHSSLIQLYRKARAVPGVKKIHIASGLRYDLAVRSPEYVKELVTHHVGGYLKIAPEHTEAGPLSKMMKPGIGTYDAFKEMFEKAAKEAGKKLYLIPYFIAAHPGTTDEDMMNLALWLKRNGFKADQVQTFLPSPMALATAMYHSDHNPLRPIRRVGSEQVFSAKGLKQRRLHKAFLRYHDPENWPVLREALKRMGRSDLIGPGEHQLVPAWQPVGAVSSPRGKPAPKGGKFLTQQTGQGRRMPPRDAPKTGPKTGAKAGEKTGPGRRR; this is translated from the coding sequence ATGCTCCAAGCCCCCGCCCTGTTCGCCCGCCGCCCCGACCGGGCCGTGCGCGCCAAGCCGGCCCCCTTCCTGCCGATGACGCGGGAGGAGATGGACCGCCTGGGCTGGGACCAGTGCGACATCATCGTCGTCACCGGCGACGCCTATATCGACCATCCCAGCTTCGGCATGGCGATCATCGGCCGCCTGCTGGAGGCGCAGGGCTTCCGCGTCGGCATCATCGCCCAGCCGGACTGGACCAGTGCTGAGCCGTTCAAGGTTCTGGGCAAGCCGCGGCTGTTCTTCGGCGTGACCGGCGGCAACATGGACAGCATGGTCAACCGCTATACGGCCGACCGCCGCCTGCGCCACAACGACAGCTACACCCCCAACGACGAAGGCGGGAAGCGGCCGGACCGGGCGGTCATCGTCTACTCGCACCGCTGCCGCGAGGCCTACAAGGACGTGCCGATCGTGCTGGGCGGCATCGAGGCGTCACTGCGCCGCATCGCCCAGTACGACCATTGGAGCGAGAAGATCCGCCGGTCGATCCTGGTCGACGCCAAGGCCGACATCCTGTGCTACGGCAATGCCGAGCGCGCCATCGTCGAGGTCGCCCACCGGGTCGCCGCCGGCGAGAAGCCGCGCGCCATGACCGACATCCGCGGCACCGCCATCGTGCGCGACGCCGTGCCGGAGGACTGGACGGTCGTCGACTATTCCAGCATCGACGAGGGTGAGACCACCGTCGTCTCCCCGCGCGCCGGCATCGAGAAGGCGGTGGTGCGGCTGCCCTCCTACGAGCAGGTCACGGCCGACAAGCTGCTCTACGCCCAGGCCTCGCGCGTGCTGCACCAGGAGAGCAACCCCGGCAATGCCCGCGCCCTCGTCCAGCGCCACGGCGACAAGGAGCTGTGGCTGAACCCGCCGCCCATCCCGCTGGAAACCACCGAGATGGACCAGGTATACGACCTGCCCTACGCCCGCGCGCCGCACCCCGCCTATGGCGACGCGCGCATCCCGGCTTGGGAGATGATCCGCTTCTCGGTCAACATCATGCGCGGCTGCTTCGGCGGCTGCTCCTTCTGCTCCATCACCGAGCATGAGGGGCGCATCATCCAGAGCCGGTCGGAAAGGTCGATCCTGCGCGAGATCGAGCACATCCGCGACAAGACCAAGGGCTTCACCGGCGTCATCTCCGACATGGGCGGGCCGACGGCCAACATGTACCGGCTCGCCTGCAAGGACAAGAAGACGGAATCCCTGTGCCGGCGGCCGTCCTGCGTCTATCCGGACATCTGCAAGAACCTGAACACCGACCATTCCTCGCTGATCCAGCTCTACCGCAAGGCGCGCGCCGTTCCGGGGGTCAAGAAGATCCACATCGCGTCGGGCCTGCGCTACGACCTCGCCGTGCGCAGCCCGGAATACGTGAAGGAGCTGGTGACCCACCATGTCGGCGGCTACCTGAAGATCGCCCCCGAGCATACCGAGGCCGGGCCGCTGTCGAAGATGATGAAGCCGGGCATCGGCACCTACGACGCCTTCAAGGAGATGTTCGAGAAGGCGGCGAAGGAGGCGGGCAAGAAGCTGTACCTGATCCCCTATTTCATCGCCGCCCACCCCGGCACGACGGACGAGGACATGATGAACCTCGCCCTCTGGCTGAAGCGCAACGGCTTCAAGGCCGATCAGGTGCAGACCTTCCTGCCCTCGCCGATGGCGCTGGCGACGGCGATGTACCACAGCGACCACAACCCGCTGCGCCCGATCCGCCGCGTCGGCTCCGAACAGGTCTTCTCGGCCAAGGGGCTGAAGCAGCGCCGGCTGCACAAGGCCTTCCTGCGCTACCACGACCCCGAGAACTGGCCGGTGCTGCGCGAGGCGCTGAAGCGCATGGGCCGCAGCGACCTGATCGGTCCGGGCGAGCACCAGCTCGTCCCCGCCTGGCAGCCGGTTGGGGCGGTGTCCTCGCCGCGCGGCAAGCCGGCGCCGAAGGGCGGCAAGTTCCTCACCCAGCAGACCGGCCAGGGCCGCCGCATGCCGCCGAGGGACGCCCCCAAGACGGGACCGAAGACCGGTGCGAAGGCTGGAGAGAAGACGGGGCCGGGACGGCGGCGCTGA
- a CDS encoding ABC transporter ATP-binding protein has product MPAHAASPAAVNLPAHAVELRGLTKIYSPTGKAGPKHALKGIDLAIPRGSLFGLLGPNGAGKSTLINILAGLVNKTGGNALIWGHDTEEAPRAARASIGIVPQELNMDPFFTPREMLELQAGLYGVPKRDRRTDELLDAVGLLDKADAHARSLSGGMKRRLMVAKAMVHSPPVLVLDEPTAGVDVELRRHLWDYVRELNRRGTTVLLTTHYLQEAEELCDTIAIINHGQVVACEPTRTLLRRVDAKALTVLLDRDLTAPPATLEGFTVELAEPRRLIVRYQPSRQRVDAILAALSAAGLGIVDLSTEESDLEDIFLQLTGGAHGELGTLPPSGESGTGSVNDAA; this is encoded by the coding sequence ATGCCCGCCCACGCCGCCTCCCCCGCCGCCGTCAACCTCCCGGCCCATGCCGTGGAGCTTCGCGGACTGACCAAGATCTACAGCCCGACCGGCAAGGCCGGTCCCAAGCACGCGCTGAAGGGGATCGACCTCGCCATCCCGCGCGGTTCCCTGTTCGGACTGCTGGGACCCAACGGCGCCGGCAAGTCGACGCTGATCAACATCCTCGCCGGGCTGGTCAACAAGACCGGCGGCAACGCCCTGATCTGGGGCCACGATACCGAGGAGGCGCCGCGCGCCGCCCGCGCCTCGATCGGCATCGTGCCCCAGGAACTGAACATGGATCCCTTCTTCACCCCGCGGGAGATGCTGGAGCTTCAGGCCGGCCTCTACGGCGTGCCCAAGCGCGACCGCCGCACGGATGAACTGCTCGACGCGGTCGGGCTGCTCGACAAGGCCGACGCCCATGCCCGGTCGCTTTCGGGCGGCATGAAGCGGCGGCTGATGGTGGCGAAGGCGATGGTGCATTCGCCGCCCGTCCTGGTGCTGGACGAGCCGACGGCCGGCGTCGACGTGGAGCTGCGCCGCCACCTCTGGGATTATGTGCGCGAGCTGAACCGGCGCGGCACCACGGTGCTGCTGACCACGCACTACCTCCAGGAGGCGGAGGAGCTGTGCGACACCATCGCCATCATCAACCATGGCCAGGTGGTCGCCTGCGAGCCGACGCGGACCCTGCTGCGCCGGGTGGACGCCAAGGCGCTGACCGTCCTGCTCGACCGCGACCTGACGGCGCCGCCGGCCACGCTGGAAGGCTTCACCGTCGAGCTGGCGGAGCCGCGACGCCTGATCGTGCGCTATCAGCCGAGCCGGCAGCGGGTGGACGCCATCCTGGCGGCACTGTCGGCGGCCGGGCTCGGTATCGTCGACCTGTCGACGGAGGAGTCGGACCTGGAGGACATCTTCCTTCAGCTTACCGGCGGAGCGCACGGCGAGCTCGGCACCCTTCCTCCGTCCGGGGAGAGCGGCACGGGGTCCGTGAATGACGCTGCGTAG
- a CDS encoding MbcA/ParS/Xre antitoxin family protein — protein MGAVAQQEQAIPGDTVARGMAGVFGILKAWGASNEQARRILGSPPERTFYAWKSGKVGTVPHDTVRRLGYVLGIYKSLQIVYSNPQQADGWPSRENRAFGGQTPLERMAAGDVTDLAAVHHYVDAHRGAWS, from the coding sequence ATGGGTGCCGTCGCGCAGCAGGAACAGGCAATCCCCGGCGATACCGTCGCCCGCGGCATGGCCGGCGTTTTCGGCATCCTCAAGGCCTGGGGAGCCAGCAACGAGCAGGCGCGCCGGATCCTGGGGTCGCCGCCGGAGCGGACCTTCTACGCCTGGAAGTCCGGCAAGGTCGGGACCGTTCCGCACGACACGGTACGGCGTCTCGGCTATGTGCTGGGCATCTACAAGTCGCTGCAGATCGTCTATTCCAACCCGCAGCAGGCCGACGGCTGGCCGTCGCGTGAAAACCGGGCCTTCGGTGGCCAGACGCCGCTGGAGCGTATGGCGGCCGGCGATGTCACCGATCTGGCGGCGGTCCATCACTATGTCGATGCCCATCGCGGGGCGTGGTCGTGA
- a CDS encoding putative bifunctional diguanylate cyclase/phosphodiesterase — MSQETEEQYRSIFENAVEGIYQTTTDGRYLRVNPALARIYGYDSPDDLIDNLTDIAGQLYVDPGKREAFADLMARQDVVQNFEARVFRRDGSIIWIAENARCVRDAGGRIRYYEGTVQDITERKRHEEKIRLLATVFDSVADGILIVDPELSVQAINPAYEVMTGFQRDELINRPLVLFAPGSHERSFVDNIWMTARQSGRWQGEVTSFRHAGDAFAAALSVTAVHSPAGVLEHYVLTIADISQRKFQEHQIRYQASFDRLTDLPNRWLVCERLEDAIARAQRSKTKVAVAFLDLNRFKQVNDTLGHHAGDELLKLVARRLRNCTRMTDTVGRLGGDEFLIVAPDAADRSAGARLVEKILYSMAEPFGVHNQELFCGASIGLAFYPDDGETADQLLRNADLAMYHAKRSPERKYVFYESGMRERSGFTLGLESDLRRAAASGDEFELFYQPKMDLLANRVIGAEALIRWRHPVRGLVSPAEFIPLAEETGLIWEIGAWTLREACLRLSGWLRRGLPVGSVSVNLSPRQFQDARLVGFVRSVIEGTGVPPERVELELTEGAMIGDIEKAVTILNELKDVGVRLSIDDFGTGYSSLAYLKRFPIDTLKIDRSFVRDIVKSSTDPAIVGTIVNLADSLGFDTIAEGVETTEQADMLMQQRCTRIQGYLISRPLDVPAFERFLAGE; from the coding sequence ATGAGTCAAGAGACCGAAGAGCAATACCGCAGTATTTTCGAGAACGCGGTCGAGGGCATCTACCAGACGACGACGGATGGCCGCTACCTGCGGGTCAATCCGGCATTGGCGCGGATATACGGGTATGACTCGCCGGACGATCTGATCGACAACCTCACGGATATAGCCGGGCAGCTTTATGTCGACCCCGGCAAGCGCGAGGCCTTCGCCGACCTCATGGCGCGGCAGGATGTGGTGCAGAATTTCGAGGCCCGCGTGTTCCGCCGCGACGGCTCGATCATCTGGATCGCGGAGAATGCCCGCTGCGTGCGCGATGCCGGCGGGCGCATCCGTTACTATGAAGGAACAGTCCAGGACATCACCGAACGCAAGCGGCACGAGGAGAAGATCCGGCTGCTGGCGACCGTCTTCGACAGCGTGGCCGACGGCATCCTCATCGTCGATCCGGAACTGTCGGTGCAGGCGATCAACCCGGCCTACGAGGTGATGACCGGCTTCCAGCGGGACGAACTGATCAACCGGCCGCTGGTGCTCTTCGCGCCCGGGTCGCATGAGCGCTCCTTCGTCGACAACATCTGGATGACCGCGCGCCAGTCCGGCCGCTGGCAAGGCGAGGTGACCAGCTTCCGCCATGCCGGCGACGCCTTCGCCGCAGCCCTGTCGGTGACAGCCGTGCATTCGCCGGCCGGAGTGCTGGAGCATTATGTGCTGACCATCGCGGACATCAGCCAGCGCAAGTTCCAGGAACACCAGATCCGCTATCAGGCGAGCTTCGACCGGCTGACCGACCTGCCCAACCGCTGGCTGGTCTGCGAGCGGCTGGAGGACGCCATCGCCCGCGCCCAGCGCTCCAAGACCAAGGTGGCGGTGGCCTTCCTCGACCTGAACCGCTTCAAGCAGGTGAACGACACGCTGGGCCACCACGCCGGCGACGAGCTGCTGAAGCTGGTGGCGCGCCGCCTGCGCAACTGCACGCGGATGACCGACACGGTGGGGCGTCTGGGTGGCGACGAGTTCCTGATCGTGGCGCCCGATGCCGCCGACCGCTCCGCCGGCGCCCGGCTGGTGGAGAAGATCCTCTATTCGATGGCGGAGCCCTTCGGTGTCCACAACCAGGAGCTGTTCTGCGGGGCGTCCATCGGCCTCGCCTTCTATCCCGACGACGGCGAGACGGCCGACCAGCTCCTGCGCAACGCCGACCTCGCCATGTATCACGCCAAGCGCAGCCCGGAGCGCAAGTACGTCTTCTATGAATCCGGGATGCGCGAGCGGTCGGGCTTCACCCTGGGGCTGGAGAGCGACCTGCGCCGGGCGGCGGCGAGCGGCGACGAGTTCGAGCTGTTCTACCAGCCCAAGATGGACCTGCTGGCCAACCGGGTCATCGGGGCGGAGGCGCTGATCCGCTGGCGCCATCCGGTGCGCGGACTGGTCAGCCCGGCGGAGTTCATCCCGCTGGCCGAGGAGACCGGGCTGATCTGGGAGATCGGCGCCTGGACCCTGCGCGAGGCCTGCCTGCGCCTGTCCGGCTGGCTGCGGCGCGGGCTGCCGGTCGGGTCCGTCTCGGTCAACCTGTCGCCCCGCCAGTTCCAGGACGCCCGGCTGGTCGGCTTCGTCCGCAGCGTGATCGAAGGCACCGGCGTGCCGCCGGAGCGCGTCGAGCTGGAACTCACCGAAGGGGCGATGATCGGCGACATCGAGAAGGCGGTGACGATCCTGAACGAGTTGAAGGACGTCGGCGTCCGCCTGTCGATCGACGATTTCGGCACCGGCTATTCCTCGCTGGCCTATCTGAAGCGCTTCCCCATCGACACGCTGAAGATCGACCGCAGCTTCGTGCGCGACATCGTGAAGTCCAGCACCGACCCGGCCATCGTCGGCACCATCGTCAACCTCGCCGACAGCCTGGGCTTCGACACCATCGCCGAGGGCGTCGAGACGACGGAGCAGGCCGACATGCTGATGCAGCAGCGCTGCACCCGCATCCAGGGCTATCTGATCAGCCGCCCGCTGGACGTCCCGGCCTTCGAGCGGTTCCTGGCGGGGGAATAG
- a CDS encoding acyl carrier protein — MAGNRQSDAAPPLADDIRAILRESAALAVDPDSVSDSDDLYAAGLTSHGCVSLMLALEERFDVEFPERLLHRRTFESISAIGSAVRSIFDEAGRNPT, encoded by the coding sequence ATGGCAGGCAATCGACAGTCCGATGCGGCTCCGCCACTGGCGGATGACATTCGCGCCATCCTGCGGGAAAGCGCCGCCCTGGCGGTCGACCCGGACAGCGTGTCGGACAGTGACGACCTCTATGCGGCCGGGCTGACCTCCCACGGCTGCGTCAGCCTGATGCTGGCGCTGGAAGAGCGCTTCGACGTCGAGTTCCCGGAACGGCTGCTGCACCGCCGGACCTTCGAGAGCATCTCGGCGATCGGGAGCGCGGTGCGCTCGATCTTCGACGAGGCGGGAAGGAACCCGACATGA